The Desulfuromonadaceae bacterium nucleotide sequence CACGACCGATATAAACAAGAAGCCGGCCTACTACGCTTCGGCGCAGACCTGCCACCGACGCGACAGCAGCCGTAACGCGACCTTCAACGACCCGATCAACGGCGGTTGGAACCTGGTGACGCCGTGGTAGTTTGATTTGAAAAAATGGAGTCAATCGTGCGCGTTTCGTAATTCAAAAATAGCTTGTAATTTGTCGGATTTGGTCAGCGGCAACAAGTTCTGACGGTTAAGTCTGGCAGTAACAAACCACTGGCATGAAAATTTTGAAGTAAATCGGTCACAGTCTGTTCGAACGATGTCTTTTTGGTTAAAAAAATGATGTTTTGGCTGTTTTATGCAGCCAAAACATCATTCGCTTCAAGTTCCAAACCATACAAACTCAGCTCAGGGTGATATCGACATGCAACTCGTCGGCGACCTGTGCCCTTCCTCGATTACTTCGCGATCATCGGTGACCGGCACCTGAATGTGAATGTCCATTACGTAGAGTGGTGCGCCGCTTTGCGGGGAGGGGCGCACATCTGGTTTGAGATCGATGATGTTGGGCGCCAGTTCAGCGAGAAAACGGCTGATTTTATAGCCGATCCCCGCAGGATCTTCCCCCTCGACATGCAGGACGTAGTCGGCGGTGGCTTTGGCGATGTTCCGGTGCTGTTGAAGCGGCCGCAGGAAGGTGGAGATCTTCTTGTCTTTTTCCAGACGGCGGCACTGGAGAAGAGCATGATCAGGCGAACTCGTCCGCCAGCAAGGTCATGTTTTTTTATCCAGATTGTAGCCGTTTTCGTAGAGTATACCGGTGACGTCGGCGGCAATGCCGGGGCGGTCTTTGCCGAAAGCGGTCATGCTATAGCGATTGTCCATGTCATCCGCCGCAATTCAGTGGGCGCAAATTCAAGAACGGGCGCAGATAAAGTCCAGCGCCTGATCGGCAACCCGGTTCGCGGCATTGACGCAGTCATTGAGACCGACGCCGAAGAAGGCATTACCGGTGAGAAACAGTCCGGGCTTGCGCTGCAATTGCTCGTCCAGGGCGACCAGACGGGCCGCGTGTCCGGCACGATATTGCGGGATGGCCCGTTCGTGACGGAAAATACGCACAAAATCGGGCGCTGCGTCGATCCCCATGATCTGTTTCAGATCAGCCATGACCCGCGTCTGAATTTCACTTTCCGGTAGATTAATCACCCCGGTGTTGGCTGCCCCGCCGATCATGGAGCGCAGTAATACTTTCCCCGCCGGGGCGCGATTCGGGAAGATGCTCGAATCCCACAACGTGCCCAGGGTGTTGCACCCCTCTTTTTTGGGGATCAGATAGCCGAAACCGTCGAGGTCACGGGCGATCTTGTCGCGTTCATAACCAAAGCAGACGACAAAAAGCGGTGAGTAGGGGATGCCGTTAAGCAGTTCCGCCATGGGCGGCAGCGATTCGTTCAGCATGCTGCTCAGGGCGAAGGCGGGAGCGGCGGAGATGACGATGTCGGTATCGATCATGCTGCCGTCCGCCAGATGGACTTCAAAACCATCTTTTTTCGGCAGAATGCCGTTGACCGCTGCACCGGTTCGGATCGTGTCGCCCAGCGCGCACTGCGCTTCGTTGGTCAATTCCTGAATACCGCCGATAAATGAGGTCAGCACGCCGCCGGGGCCCGCCGCACTGGCCACCGCTTTCCCCG carries:
- a CDS encoding ACT domain-containing protein — its product is MDNRYSMTAFGKDRPGIAADVTGILYENGYNLDKKT
- the hemG gene encoding protoporphyrinogen oxidase; this translates as MIRVVVVGAGISGLATAFALQQKAAAAGLNIDLQIFEKEDRTGGKILSIKEDGYLCEWGPNGFLDNKPMTLELCDTLGIRDRLLRSDDNARKRFIYSEKFLHRLPEGGPSFLASKLISWPGKMRLACEPFIPAKRDDEDETLADFGRRRLGAEALDKLIAPMVSGIFAGDPETMSLRSCFPRIHELEMEYGGLIKAMMMLAKKKKAERKAGKAVASAAGPGGVLTSFIGGIQELTNEAQCALGDTIRTGAAVNGILPKKDGFEVHLADGSMIDTDIVISAAPAFALSSMLNESLPPMAELLNGIPYSPLFVVCFGYERDKIARDLDGFGYLIPKKEGCNTLGTLWDSSIFPNRAPAGKVLLRSMIGGAANTGVINLPESEIQTRVMADLKQIMGIDAAPDFVRIFRHERAIPQYRAGHAARLVALDEQLQRKPGLFLTGNAFFGVGLNDCVNAANRVADQALDFICARS